Proteins found in one Pectobacterium atrosepticum genomic segment:
- the rstA gene encoding two-component system response regulator RstA has translation MHKIVFIEDDTEVGKLIAAYLGKHDIDVQVEARGDQALAFIEQQQPDLVLLDIMLPGKDGMTICRELRPQYSGPIVLLTSLDSDMNHILALEMGADDYILKTTPPAVLLARLRLHLRQYATAPQTVAENAAPAALQVHKSLHFGLLCIDPVNREVTLGQEHIVLSTADFDLLWQLATHAGHIMDRDALLKNLRGVTYDGMDRSIDVAISRLRKKLYDNPLEPFRIKTVRNKGYLFAPNTWESVTL, from the coding sequence ATGCATAAGATTGTTTTTATAGAAGATGATACCGAGGTTGGAAAATTGATCGCTGCCTACCTCGGCAAGCATGACATTGATGTTCAAGTTGAAGCACGAGGCGATCAGGCATTAGCCTTTATTGAGCAACAGCAGCCCGATCTCGTGCTGCTGGATATAATGCTGCCCGGCAAAGACGGGATGACCATCTGCCGGGAGTTGCGGCCACAGTACAGCGGCCCGATTGTGCTACTGACGTCGCTGGACAGCGACATGAATCATATTTTGGCATTAGAAATGGGTGCCGATGATTACATTCTGAAAACCACACCGCCCGCTGTCTTGCTCGCCCGCCTGCGCCTGCATTTGCGGCAATACGCCACCGCGCCACAAACAGTGGCAGAAAATGCAGCGCCCGCCGCGTTGCAGGTGCATAAATCACTGCACTTCGGCCTGCTCTGTATCGATCCGGTTAATCGGGAAGTGACATTAGGGCAAGAGCATATCGTGTTATCGACTGCGGATTTTGATCTCCTCTGGCAGTTGGCGACCCATGCTGGTCACATCATGGATCGGGATGCGCTGCTGAAAAATCTGCGCGGCGTGACCTACGACGGCATGGATCGCAGTATTGATGTCGCTATTTCCCGACTGCGTAAAAAACTGTACGACAACCCGCTAGAGCCATTCCGTATCAAAACCGTACGCAACAAAGGCTATCTGTTCGCCCCCAATACCTGGGAGAGCGTGACGCTATGA
- the rstB gene encoding two-component system sensor histidine kinase RstB produces MRKLFVQFFLLLFACFVVMTLLVGLVYKVTAERAGRQSMDDLMKSSLYLIRNELRAIPPREWHKTISQLDLNLSFKLHIEPVSKYALSPKNRQRLNQGEIIALDDEYTFIQRIPRSHYVLAVGPIPYLFFLHEMRLLDLLLVMLIGLSLALPVFLWMRPHWQAMLKLENAAQRLGDGHLEERIHFDSTSSLFRLGIAFNRMADNLNQLINSKKQLIDNIAHELRTPLVRLRYRLAMSDNLTEDEQQALNRDIGQLEALIDELLTYARLDRPQVTLHLADIDIPSWLQAKVDDFRLIHPDKHISLDMPHSAQIGALDLRLMERVLNNLIGNGLRFCHSQLHVSLTSNAEHIACLQVEDDGPGIAPESRESVFEPFIRLDAGIENSSGGCGLGLAIVHAIARAYEGSITVDESPLGGARFRFCWPVKTATTQAAITIQH; encoded by the coding sequence ATGAGAAAGCTGTTCGTCCAGTTTTTTCTATTGCTGTTTGCCTGCTTTGTCGTCATGACGCTACTGGTCGGGCTGGTTTATAAGGTGACAGCTGAACGCGCTGGGCGTCAGTCCATGGATGATCTGATGAAAAGCTCGCTGTATCTCATTCGTAATGAGCTACGCGCTATCCCCCCTCGCGAGTGGCATAAAACTATCAGCCAGCTCGATCTAAATCTGTCGTTCAAATTGCACATCGAGCCGGTGAGTAAATACGCGCTGAGCCCCAAGAATCGGCAGCGTCTGAATCAGGGGGAGATTATCGCGCTGGATGATGAATACACCTTTATCCAACGCATCCCCCGCAGCCATTACGTTCTCGCCGTCGGCCCTATTCCTTATTTGTTCTTCCTGCACGAAATGCGGCTGCTGGATTTACTGCTGGTGATGCTCATCGGGCTGTCGCTGGCATTACCGGTTTTCTTGTGGATGCGGCCACATTGGCAGGCCATGTTAAAATTGGAGAATGCTGCGCAGCGTTTAGGGGATGGTCATCTGGAAGAACGTATTCATTTTGATAGCACCTCAAGCCTGTTTCGTCTTGGCATCGCCTTCAACCGGATGGCGGATAATCTGAACCAGCTCATCAACAGTAAAAAGCAGCTGATTGACAATATCGCGCACGAACTGCGTACGCCGTTGGTCAGGCTGCGCTATCGGCTGGCGATGAGTGACAACCTGACGGAAGACGAACAGCAGGCATTAAATCGGGATATTGGTCAACTTGAAGCACTGATTGACGAACTGCTAACGTATGCCAGACTCGATCGTCCACAGGTGACGCTGCATCTTGCCGATATTGATATTCCTTCGTGGCTACAGGCAAAAGTTGACGATTTTCGGCTTATCCACCCTGATAAACACATCTCGCTGGACATGCCTCATTCGGCACAGATTGGTGCACTCGATTTGCGTCTAATGGAGCGAGTCCTGAATAATCTGATCGGCAATGGGTTGCGCTTCTGCCATAGCCAATTGCATGTCAGCCTGACGTCCAACGCCGAGCATATCGCCTGTCTGCAAGTCGAAGATGACGGCCCTGGTATTGCACCCGAAAGCCGGGAAAGCGTTTTTGAACCGTTTATCCGTCTGGATGCAGGTATTGAGAACAGCAGCGGTGGGTGTGGGCTGGGGTTGGCGATTGTTCATGCCATCGCGCGTGCTTACGAAGGCAGCATTACCGTGGATGAAAGCCCACTGGGCGGCGCTCGTTTCCGTTTCTGCTGGCCGGTAAAAACCGCAACGACACAGGCTGCAATCACCATTCAGCACTAG
- a CDS encoding acid shock protein, translated as MNKVLVMIAGAALGLSSVAFAADTVTSAPVQPSATTTTSAPAKAVHHKKQMKKAKPAAEQKAQAAKKHVKKAKPAPAQKAQAAKKHVKKAKPAPAQKAQAAKKHVKKAKPAPAQKAQAAKKHVKKAKTVKPADTTPAA; from the coding sequence ATGAATAAAGTATTAGTTATGATCGCAGGTGCTGCACTGGGTCTGTCCTCTGTAGCCTTTGCCGCGGATACCGTAACCAGCGCACCTGTTCAGCCTTCGGCGACCACTACCACCTCTGCTCCGGCTAAAGCCGTTCATCATAAAAAGCAGATGAAGAAAGCTAAACCAGCCGCTGAACAGAAAGCGCAGGCTGCCAAGAAACATGTGAAGAAAGCTAAACCGGCCCCAGCACAGAAAGCACAGGCTGCCAAGAAACACGTGAAAAAAGCTAAACCAGCCCCTGCACAGAAAGCACAGGCTGCCAAGAAACACGTGAAAAAAGCTAAACCAGCCCCTGCACAGAAAGCGCAGGCTGCTAAGAAACACGTGAAAAAAGCTAAAACGGTAAAACCTGCTGATACCACGCCAGCAGCGTAA
- a CDS encoding type 1 fimbrial protein: protein MKKILQISAILLSTMTATSYTFASPSPSAGIIRFSGAIVEPVCDVTTHSNNVTVSCERQGEVQTLQMKNSSQHAALPQGIGSVSSKTLNSDARIVIVSYE from the coding sequence ATGAAAAAAATCCTGCAAATATCTGCCATATTGCTTAGCACTATGACTGCGACATCGTATACATTCGCATCCCCCTCTCCGTCAGCCGGTATCATTCGATTTTCGGGTGCCATCGTCGAACCCGTTTGTGATGTTACAACGCACTCAAACAATGTGACCGTCAGTTGCGAACGACAAGGTGAAGTACAAACGCTACAAATGAAAAACAGCTCACAACACGCCGCTTTACCTCAAGGCATCGGTTCTGTGAGTTCAAAAACATTGAATTCAGATGCACGTATCGTGATCGTCAGCTACGAATAA